Proteins from a genomic interval of Diprion similis isolate iyDipSimi1 chromosome 10, iyDipSimi1.1, whole genome shotgun sequence:
- the LOC124411715 gene encoding gamma-tubulin complex component 3 isoform X2, producing MSVPDVETISDLIQKLVVSLWGDQKPEAIRRFVRFALGLLSSSPGAETLREDEMNIAVQIKGKLQVRDAIQFDKLHNDLKDGPLKNRLSILTFLLYMGQSIDQTKDRHFSFPDMRLGLTSPVASTSRQTSQVSCSQGQMLPLSCTETIVRGPSLHPARIFNEESVSEDLLVQDLIYSFQGIEGKVLKLDSSYGFQIDPKAKVNRTHRQGVLRLSALGYLHNVVSRGLERMSAACSGRVADSFVAALHQELSEYYRFIAIMQEEVNRSQSPLGMDSVTLSHLHLWAYQPLESLKWLASIVKACEGQKGGALASAVYGFSHHGDAGVKQLVKRILEKVCDPLHTMLLRWIAEGELDDSRNEFFIEARSDVAGDRMWHEKYQVRDSMVPTFISKAQARKILGTGKSINFLREICKDSAPLQERHRESFQQNAEDSNVEALFDMDPDGPLQTMMETAFKETSTRVVEILTKQYNLMEHLQGIKGYLLLGQGHFIQHLMHLLEPELAKPANSLNTHNLFPILETAIRATSAKFDDLDVQRRLYVRSLAPSENETGWDVFILDYNVDGPIGTILEPCRQTYQTVFFSLWRAKRMESILSGIWKRQTTSAKIFRKMPEVLPIQNHIHLITSSMVHLVHQMQYYFLFEVIECSWDVFARQLGQATSLDDIISAHNNFVESVRRGTLLDENSQELMNHLRSVYGPILELQALEETFLERAMQEYEDRKKAENKIENKCEPSKKWGRTTSGDAKDAKRTNIFTKYLATLSLHLKFLSRTYQDRVKKFLLMLASAEDVSLQLLSVRLDFNEYYKSRDSRLVAPLTYQHRRQSEQSFPVCK from the exons ATGAGCGTTCCTGACGTTGAAACAATCAGTGATCTGATCCAAAAACTTGTCGTTTCTCTTTGGGGAGATCAAAAaccag AGGCTATAAGACGCTTTGTGCGTTTTGCGTTGGGACTCCTCTCCTCGTCTCCAGGTGCAGAAACACTTCGAGAAGATGAAATGAACATTGCCGTACAGATCAAGGGAAAACTTCAAGTTCGCGACGCCATTCAGTTCGACAAACTTCACAACGATCTCAAGGATGGG CCGCTGAAGAACAGACTCAGCATCCTGACTTTTCTGCTTTACATGGGACAATCCATTGATCAGACCAAGGACAGACACTTTTCGTTTCCTGATATGAGGCTTGGCCTGACTTCACCCGTCGCTTCTACCAGCC GTCAGACCTCGCAGGTTTCGTGCTCTCAGGGACAGATGCTGCCGCTGAGTTGCACAGAGACGATAGTTCGCGGTCCGTCTCTGCATCCTGCGAGAATATTCAACGAGGAGTCAGTGTCCGAAGATCTGTTGGTCCAGGATTTGATTTACTCGTTCCAGGGGATAGAGGGAAAGGTTCTGAAACTCGACTCGAGTTACGGGTTCCAAATAGACCCGAAAGCAAAAGTAAACAGAACGCACAGACAGGGTGTTTTGCGGCTCAGCGCGCTTGGCTATCTTCACAACGTCGTCAGCCGCGGGCTGGAAAGAATGTCTGCTGCATGCTCCGGACGAGTTGCAGATAGCTTTGTGGCTGCCCTGCATCAGGAACTTTCGGAATATTATAGATTTATTGCTATCATGCAGGAGGAGGTGAACAG ATCTCAAAGTCCACTGGGAATGGACAGTGTGACGCTTTCGCACCTCCATCTCTGGGCTTATCAGCCATTGGAGTCGCTGAAGTGGCTTGCAAGCATCGTGAAAGCCTGTGAGGGTCAAAAAGGGGGAGCCCTGGCATCCGCGGTTTACGGATTCAGCCACCACGGCGACGCAGGCGTAAAACAGCTGGTAAAAAGAATACTGGAGAAAGTTTGCGACCCTCTGCACACAATGCTACTGCGATGGATCGCCGAGGGAGAACTGGACGACTCTAGAAACGAGTTTTTTATCGAAGCAAGGTCAGACGTCGCAGGTGACAGAATGTGGCACGAAAAGTATCAGGTCAGGGACTCCATGGTTCCAACTTTCATCAGCAAGGCTCAGGCGAGAAAGATTCTTGGGACAGGAAAGAGCATCAATTTCCTGAGAGAGATTTGTAAGGACTCCGCACCCCTTCAGGAGAGGCACAGGGAATCGTTTCAACAAAACGCGGAAGATTCAAACG TTGAAGCTCTGTTCGACATGGATCCAGATGGTCCTCTTCAAACTATGATGGAAACTGCGTTCAAAGAAACTTCGACGagggtcgtcgaaattttgaccaaacaATACAACCTCATGGAACATCTGCAGGGTATAAAAGGCTACCTTTTACTCGGACAAGgtcattttattcaacacCTGATGCATCTCCTCGA ACCTGAATTGGCTAAGCCGGCAAATTCGTTGAACACTCACAACTTGTTTCCTATCCTTGAAACGGCGATCAGAGCTACGAGCGCGAAATTTGATGATCTCGATGTGCAGAGACGTTTGTATGTTCGCTCGCTTGCTCCCTCTGAAAACGAGACTGGATGGGACGTTTTCATACTTGACTACAACGTCGATGGACCTATAGGAACG ATTCTGGAGCCTTGTCGTCAGACTTATCAGACcgtcttcttctctctttggCGAGCGAAGCGGATGGAATCGATTTTGTCTGGTATATGGAAGCGGCAGACGACGTCGGCGAagatatttagaaaaatgccGGAAGTATTACCGATACAGAATCACATTCACTTGATAACGAGCAGCATGGTTCACCTCGTCCATCAAATGCAGTATTACTTTTTATTCGAGGTG ATAGAGTGTTCCTGGGATGTTTTTGCCCGGCAATTAGGCCAAGCAACTTCTCTTGATGACATTATATCTGCGCATAACAATTTCGTTGAGTCCGTCAGACGCGGCACGCTGCTTGACGAGAATTCGCAG GAGCTCATGAATCATTTAAGATCTGTTTACGGTCCGATCCTGGAGCTCCAGGCGCTGGAAGAGACATTTCTAGAAAGAGCAATGCAGGAGTACGAAGACcgaaaaaaagcagaaaacaaaattgagaATAAATGTGAACCAAGTAAAAAGTGGGGGAGGACAACAAGCGGAGATGCGAAGGATGCCAAAcgtacaaatattttcaccaaatatCTAGCCACACTCTCCCTGCATCTGAAATTCCTCTCAAGAACTTATCAA GATCGCGTGAAGAAGTTTCTCCTGATGC
- the LOC124411715 gene encoding gamma-tubulin complex component 3 isoform X1, which produces MSVPDVETISDLIQKLVVSLWGDQKPEAIRRFVRFALGLLSSSPGAETLREDEMNIAVQIKGKLQVRDAIQFDKLHNDLKDGPLKNRLSILTFLLYMGQSIDQTKDRHFSFPDMRLGLTSPVASTSRQTSQVSCSQGQMLPLSCTETIVRGPSLHPARIFNEESVSEDLLVQDLIYSFQGIEGKVLKLDSSYGFQIDPKAKVNRTHRQGVLRLSALGYLHNVVSRGLERMSAACSGRVADSFVAALHQELSEYYRFIAIMQEEVNRSQSPLGMDSVTLSHLHLWAYQPLESLKWLASIVKACEGQKGGALASAVYGFSHHGDAGVKQLVKRILEKVCDPLHTMLLRWIAEGELDDSRNEFFIEARSDVAGDRMWHEKYQVRDSMVPTFISKAQARKILGTGKSINFLREICKDSAPLQERHRESFQQNAEDSNVEALFDMDPDGPLQTMMETAFKETSTRVVEILTKQYNLMEHLQGIKGYLLLGQGHFIQHLMHLLEPELAKPANSLNTHNLFPILETAIRATSAKFDDLDVQRRLYVRSLAPSENETGWDVFILDYNVDGPIGTILEPCRQTYQTVFFSLWRAKRMESILSGIWKRQTTSAKIFRKMPEVLPIQNHIHLITSSMVHLVHQMQYYFLFEVIECSWDVFARQLGQATSLDDIISAHNNFVESVRRGTLLDENSQELMNHLRSVYGPILELQALEETFLERAMQEYEDRKKAENKIENKCEPSKKWGRTTSGDAKDAKRTNIFTKYLATLSLHLKFLSRTYQDRVKKFLLMLASAEDVSLQLLSVRLDFNEYYKSRDSRLVAPLTYQHRRQSEQSFPVCK; this is translated from the exons ATGAGCGTTCCTGACGTTGAAACAATCAGTGATCTGATCCAAAAACTTGTCGTTTCTCTTTGGGGAGATCAAAAaccag AGGCTATAAGACGCTTTGTGCGTTTTGCGTTGGGACTCCTCTCCTCGTCTCCAGGTGCAGAAACACTTCGAGAAGATGAAATGAACATTGCCGTACAGATCAAGGGAAAACTTCAAGTTCGCGACGCCATTCAGTTCGACAAACTTCACAACGATCTCAAGGATGGG CCGCTGAAGAACAGACTCAGCATCCTGACTTTTCTGCTTTACATGGGACAATCCATTGATCAGACCAAGGACAGACACTTTTCGTTTCCTGATATGAGGCTTGGCCTGACTTCACCCGTCGCTTCTACCAGCC GTCAGACCTCGCAGGTTTCGTGCTCTCAGGGACAGATGCTGCCGCTGAGTTGCACAGAGACGATAGTTCGCGGTCCGTCTCTGCATCCTGCGAGAATATTCAACGAGGAGTCAGTGTCCGAAGATCTGTTGGTCCAGGATTTGATTTACTCGTTCCAGGGGATAGAGGGAAAGGTTCTGAAACTCGACTCGAGTTACGGGTTCCAAATAGACCCGAAAGCAAAAGTAAACAGAACGCACAGACAGGGTGTTTTGCGGCTCAGCGCGCTTGGCTATCTTCACAACGTCGTCAGCCGCGGGCTGGAAAGAATGTCTGCTGCATGCTCCGGACGAGTTGCAGATAGCTTTGTGGCTGCCCTGCATCAGGAACTTTCGGAATATTATAGATTTATTGCTATCATGCAGGAGGAGGTGAACAG ATCTCAAAGTCCACTGGGAATGGACAGTGTGACGCTTTCGCACCTCCATCTCTGGGCTTATCAGCCATTGGAGTCGCTGAAGTGGCTTGCAAGCATCGTGAAAGCCTGTGAGGGTCAAAAAGGGGGAGCCCTGGCATCCGCGGTTTACGGATTCAGCCACCACGGCGACGCAGGCGTAAAACAGCTGGTAAAAAGAATACTGGAGAAAGTTTGCGACCCTCTGCACACAATGCTACTGCGATGGATCGCCGAGGGAGAACTGGACGACTCTAGAAACGAGTTTTTTATCGAAGCAAGGTCAGACGTCGCAGGTGACAGAATGTGGCACGAAAAGTATCAGGTCAGGGACTCCATGGTTCCAACTTTCATCAGCAAGGCTCAGGCGAGAAAGATTCTTGGGACAGGAAAGAGCATCAATTTCCTGAGAGAGATTTGTAAGGACTCCGCACCCCTTCAGGAGAGGCACAGGGAATCGTTTCAACAAAACGCGGAAGATTCAAACG TTGAAGCTCTGTTCGACATGGATCCAGATGGTCCTCTTCAAACTATGATGGAAACTGCGTTCAAAGAAACTTCGACGagggtcgtcgaaattttgaccaaacaATACAACCTCATGGAACATCTGCAGGGTATAAAAGGCTACCTTTTACTCGGACAAGgtcattttattcaacacCTGATGCATCTCCTCGA ACCTGAATTGGCTAAGCCGGCAAATTCGTTGAACACTCACAACTTGTTTCCTATCCTTGAAACGGCGATCAGAGCTACGAGCGCGAAATTTGATGATCTCGATGTGCAGAGACGTTTGTATGTTCGCTCGCTTGCTCCCTCTGAAAACGAGACTGGATGGGACGTTTTCATACTTGACTACAACGTCGATGGACCTATAGGAACG ATTCTGGAGCCTTGTCGTCAGACTTATCAGACcgtcttcttctctctttggCGAGCGAAGCGGATGGAATCGATTTTGTCTGGTATATGGAAGCGGCAGACGACGTCGGCGAagatatttagaaaaatgccGGAAGTATTACCGATACAGAATCACATTCACTTGATAACGAGCAGCATGGTTCACCTCGTCCATCAAATGCAGTATTACTTTTTATTCGAG GTAATAGAGTGTTCCTGGGATGTTTTTGCCCGGCAATTAGGCCAAGCAACTTCTCTTGATGACATTATATCTGCGCATAACAATTTCGTTGAGTCCGTCAGACGCGGCACGCTGCTTGACGAGAATTCGCAG GAGCTCATGAATCATTTAAGATCTGTTTACGGTCCGATCCTGGAGCTCCAGGCGCTGGAAGAGACATTTCTAGAAAGAGCAATGCAGGAGTACGAAGACcgaaaaaaagcagaaaacaaaattgagaATAAATGTGAACCAAGTAAAAAGTGGGGGAGGACAACAAGCGGAGATGCGAAGGATGCCAAAcgtacaaatattttcaccaaatatCTAGCCACACTCTCCCTGCATCTGAAATTCCTCTCAAGAACTTATCAA GATCGCGTGAAGAAGTTTCTCCTGATGC
- the LOC124411715 gene encoding gamma-tubulin complex component 3 isoform X3: protein MLPLSCTETIVRGPSLHPARIFNEESVSEDLLVQDLIYSFQGIEGKVLKLDSSYGFQIDPKAKVNRTHRQGVLRLSALGYLHNVVSRGLERMSAACSGRVADSFVAALHQELSEYYRFIAIMQEEVNRSQSPLGMDSVTLSHLHLWAYQPLESLKWLASIVKACEGQKGGALASAVYGFSHHGDAGVKQLVKRILEKVCDPLHTMLLRWIAEGELDDSRNEFFIEARSDVAGDRMWHEKYQVRDSMVPTFISKAQARKILGTGKSINFLREICKDSAPLQERHRESFQQNAEDSNVEALFDMDPDGPLQTMMETAFKETSTRVVEILTKQYNLMEHLQGIKGYLLLGQGHFIQHLMHLLEPELAKPANSLNTHNLFPILETAIRATSAKFDDLDVQRRLYVRSLAPSENETGWDVFILDYNVDGPIGTILEPCRQTYQTVFFSLWRAKRMESILSGIWKRQTTSAKIFRKMPEVLPIQNHIHLITSSMVHLVHQMQYYFLFEVIECSWDVFARQLGQATSLDDIISAHNNFVESVRRGTLLDENSQELMNHLRSVYGPILELQALEETFLERAMQEYEDRKKAENKIENKCEPSKKWGRTTSGDAKDAKRTNIFTKYLATLSLHLKFLSRTYQDRVKKFLLMLASAEDVSLQLLSVRLDFNEYYKSRDSRLVAPLTYQHRRQSEQSFPVCK from the exons ATGCTGCCGCTGAGTTGCACAGAGACGATAGTTCGCGGTCCGTCTCTGCATCCTGCGAGAATATTCAACGAGGAGTCAGTGTCCGAAGATCTGTTGGTCCAGGATTTGATTTACTCGTTCCAGGGGATAGAGGGAAAGGTTCTGAAACTCGACTCGAGTTACGGGTTCCAAATAGACCCGAAAGCAAAAGTAAACAGAACGCACAGACAGGGTGTTTTGCGGCTCAGCGCGCTTGGCTATCTTCACAACGTCGTCAGCCGCGGGCTGGAAAGAATGTCTGCTGCATGCTCCGGACGAGTTGCAGATAGCTTTGTGGCTGCCCTGCATCAGGAACTTTCGGAATATTATAGATTTATTGCTATCATGCAGGAGGAGGTGAACAG ATCTCAAAGTCCACTGGGAATGGACAGTGTGACGCTTTCGCACCTCCATCTCTGGGCTTATCAGCCATTGGAGTCGCTGAAGTGGCTTGCAAGCATCGTGAAAGCCTGTGAGGGTCAAAAAGGGGGAGCCCTGGCATCCGCGGTTTACGGATTCAGCCACCACGGCGACGCAGGCGTAAAACAGCTGGTAAAAAGAATACTGGAGAAAGTTTGCGACCCTCTGCACACAATGCTACTGCGATGGATCGCCGAGGGAGAACTGGACGACTCTAGAAACGAGTTTTTTATCGAAGCAAGGTCAGACGTCGCAGGTGACAGAATGTGGCACGAAAAGTATCAGGTCAGGGACTCCATGGTTCCAACTTTCATCAGCAAGGCTCAGGCGAGAAAGATTCTTGGGACAGGAAAGAGCATCAATTTCCTGAGAGAGATTTGTAAGGACTCCGCACCCCTTCAGGAGAGGCACAGGGAATCGTTTCAACAAAACGCGGAAGATTCAAACG TTGAAGCTCTGTTCGACATGGATCCAGATGGTCCTCTTCAAACTATGATGGAAACTGCGTTCAAAGAAACTTCGACGagggtcgtcgaaattttgaccaaacaATACAACCTCATGGAACATCTGCAGGGTATAAAAGGCTACCTTTTACTCGGACAAGgtcattttattcaacacCTGATGCATCTCCTCGA ACCTGAATTGGCTAAGCCGGCAAATTCGTTGAACACTCACAACTTGTTTCCTATCCTTGAAACGGCGATCAGAGCTACGAGCGCGAAATTTGATGATCTCGATGTGCAGAGACGTTTGTATGTTCGCTCGCTTGCTCCCTCTGAAAACGAGACTGGATGGGACGTTTTCATACTTGACTACAACGTCGATGGACCTATAGGAACG ATTCTGGAGCCTTGTCGTCAGACTTATCAGACcgtcttcttctctctttggCGAGCGAAGCGGATGGAATCGATTTTGTCTGGTATATGGAAGCGGCAGACGACGTCGGCGAagatatttagaaaaatgccGGAAGTATTACCGATACAGAATCACATTCACTTGATAACGAGCAGCATGGTTCACCTCGTCCATCAAATGCAGTATTACTTTTTATTCGAG GTAATAGAGTGTTCCTGGGATGTTTTTGCCCGGCAATTAGGCCAAGCAACTTCTCTTGATGACATTATATCTGCGCATAACAATTTCGTTGAGTCCGTCAGACGCGGCACGCTGCTTGACGAGAATTCGCAG GAGCTCATGAATCATTTAAGATCTGTTTACGGTCCGATCCTGGAGCTCCAGGCGCTGGAAGAGACATTTCTAGAAAGAGCAATGCAGGAGTACGAAGACcgaaaaaaagcagaaaacaaaattgagaATAAATGTGAACCAAGTAAAAAGTGGGGGAGGACAACAAGCGGAGATGCGAAGGATGCCAAAcgtacaaatattttcaccaaatatCTAGCCACACTCTCCCTGCATCTGAAATTCCTCTCAAGAACTTATCAA GATCGCGTGAAGAAGTTTCTCCTGATGC